The genomic DNA ATTTGTCCCGCGTCTTTCCAGCCATGTGGCTGATGTCGATCCCGACGGTCGGCTTCGCCCGCATTTGCCTTGGCGGTCGCGACCTGCTTAACAGGAAGGCCCAGCCACCCCGTTTCCCTGGAGGCCGTGATCCGCGCCGCAACGCCGAATGGAAATATCGTAATCCTCGGATACGGAACGATCGGCCAGTGCGTCCTGCCGTTGCTGATCGACCGCTTGAACCGGCCTGCATCCGATTTCACGATTATCGACCGGATCGATCCGCCGGGCATGCTGTCGCCCTTTCGCGAAAGCGGCCTCACCTATCGGAAACGGGCGGTCTCGGCGCAGAATTTCGCGGAAGTTCTCGCGGAAGCCACGGAACCGGGCGATCTCCTCCTCAATCTCACCATGGGCGTCGATTCCCTCGCCGTCGCCGACTGGTGCCACCACCATGGCGTCTCCTATGTCGATACGGCGCTGGAGCCATGGGAAGGCTTCGTCGAGGACTCCGATCTGCCCGCCGGCGAGCGCACGGAATACGCCCTGCACCAGCGTGCCCGGCTGCACGCGGAGAAGACCTGGCGGACCGATGGTCCGACGGCGATCATCACCCATGGTGCCAATCCCGGCCTCGTCAGCCACTTCGCCAAGGCGGCGCTGATCGAGATAGCCAAGGGTATGAAGCTCGATTTCGCCGCGCCGTCGACGCGGTGCGACTGGGCCCGGCTCGCCCAGCGGACCGGCACCAAGGTGATCCATATCTCCGAGCGCGACACTCAGGTCTCGGCCACGCCGAAGATGCCGGGAGAGTTCGTCAACACCTGGAGCATCCCCGGCTTCGTCGAAGAGGCGATGATGCCGGTCGAACTCGGCTGGGGCACCCATGAGCGCGCCTTGCCGGACGACGCCCTCGAGCACGCGGAAGGTCCCTGCAACACGATCTACATCGACCAGCCGGCGGCCCGCTTCCAGATGTACTCCTGGGTACCGACGTCGGGACAGATCCTGGGTCTCGCCCTGCCGCACAGCGAGAACGTGACGATCAGC from Microbaculum marinisediminis includes the following:
- a CDS encoding saccharopine dehydrogenase C-terminal domain-containing protein, giving the protein MIRAATPNGNIVILGYGTIGQCVLPLLIDRLNRPASDFTIIDRIDPPGMLSPFRESGLTYRKRAVSAQNFAEVLAEATEPGDLLLNLTMGVDSLAVADWCHHHGVSYVDTALEPWEGFVEDSDLPAGERTEYALHQRARLHAEKTWRTDGPTAIITHGANPGLVSHFAKAALIEIAKGMKLDFAAPSTRCDWARLAQRTGTKVIHISERDTQVSATPKMPGEFVNTWSIPGFVEEAMMPVELGWGTHERALPDDALEHAEGPCNTIYIDQPAARFQMYSWVPTSGQILGLALPHSENVTISDYLTVEADGEPTYRPTVAFVYLPCDGAFTSLHETMMGGWQEPEAERVIKRDVVEGQDELGVLLLGHGLNGLWYGSQLDIHEARRVVPHSNSTALQVAAGVVASSLWALENPNAGFCEPEDLPHDFVLEAARPYLGRVVCERTDWTPVDQRPFIDAPPEPKDPWQFANFRSGT